Sequence from the Hamadaea flava genome:
CGCAGCTCGTCCGGGCGCAGCGCCCGAAGGTCCACGCCGTCCCACAGGACGCTCCCCCGGGTCGGGTCGTACGCCCTGGTCAACAGCTTGACCAGGGTGCTCTTCCCCGCGCCGTTCAATCCGACCAGGGCCGTCGTACGCCCGGCCGGCAGGAACAGGTCGACCCCGCGCAGCACCCACGGGCCGTCGTCGGCGTACCGGAACCACACGTCGCGCAGCTCGATCCCCTGGCGCAGTGGTTCGACGGGGTGTTCGCCGACGGGCAGGTCCGGTGGGGCAGCCATGATCTCGCGGTAGTCGCGGAACAGCAGCATCGCCGCGCTCGTCTCGGCGTACTGGCTGAGCAGGCCGGCGATCGCGCCCTGTACGCCGACGACCGCCGCGGTGAACAGGGTGAGGTCGCCGACCGAGAGACGGTGGTCGAGGACGCCGCGTACGGCGACGATCGTGCCTGCGGCGGCCACTGCGGCGCTGAGCACGGCGACGCCGAGCGCGGCGCGGTTCTGGGTACGCTGCGCCGCCCGGTGCAGCGACGCGGTGGCGGTCAGCCCGTCGAGCAGGCGGGACCGGAGCAGCCGGCCGGAGCCGTAGAGCCGGATCTCGCTCGCCGCCGAGGCGGTCGTAAGCACCTCGGTCAGGAAGTACGCTCGCCGCGCGGCGGCTGCCGAGTCGGTCACCGCCCGCGCCGATCGCCGGGCCGCGTTCCGATAAGCGACGTACGCCGGCACGGCGGCGGCCACCACCACGACGGCCATCGGGGGCCAGAGGGCCAGCAGCACTGAGGCGTACCCGATGGTGGTGACGAGGGCCTGGCCGCCCTCGACGAGCATGGCCGTGGCCGCGGCGGGGGCCTCCTGAGCACCCTGCGCCGCGATCCGCAGTTTGTCCTGAAAGGACGGATCTTCGAACGGCCGGAGCCCGACGAACCGATCGACCCGCGCGTAGAGCGCGTCCTGAGTACGCAACGCGATCCGCTGGCGCGCAAGGAGTCCGGCGTACTCGCCCACCTGCCGCAGCGCGACCATCGCGACGGCTGCGACCGCTCCGGCTGCCGCGAGCCCGATGGCGTGCCGCGCGGTCGTCCCGGCGACGAGCGCCTCGATGAGCAGCTTTGCCAGCCACGCGACGACGACCGGCAGCACTCCGGACAGCAGCGCGACCAGTCCGAGCACGACGGTCGGACCGGCCGCGTGCCGCAGTGCCAGGCCGAGCGCCGCCTTCATGTCAGGCCGCGACCAGCGCCGGGGCGACCGCGTCGACCGATCGGCCCGCGGCGGCTACGACGCCGCCGGCGATCCGGAGCACGGTCGGGAAGCTGGCCACGTCGCCGAACGCCGCCGTGACCTCGCCGCCCTCGGCGACGACGGCGACTCGACCGGCGACTGTGCCGACCTTGCGGGTGAGTTCCTGGGTGGCCTCGTCGGCGGCGTCTCCGGCGACGAACGCCGTCAGCGCACCGACCCGGCGCTCGGCGAGCGCGGCGATCAGCTCGGCGCACGGGCCGCAGCCTGGCATGACGAACAGGACCGTGCTGTCCTCCACATCGGACCTGCCGAGCGGGGTGGCGTCGAGGTCGACGGCGTGGAAATCGGCGATCGCGGTGCCGACCTCGGGCAGCGTGGCTTCGGATCCGGCCAGGCGCTCCTCGATCGCCCGCAGCCGGCGTACCACAGCCGACAGCATGAGCAGGCAGATCGCGGTGAGGACGGTGAGGACGACGACGGCGCCCGTCAGGACGGCGGTCATGGTGTTACCTCCACGGGGGTACGCGAACAGGGAGGTGGGGCCGTCCTACCACGGCCCCACCGGTGTGCCTTGTCAGCAGGCGCCGCGCTTCTTGCTGACGCAGCTCGCGCCGCTGCACGAACCCGTGCAGCTGATGGTGCCGCCGCTGCAGTAGGTCTGGAAGAAGACACCACTCGAACAGTGGCCGTCGCTCTTCCAGTAGCTGCAGGAGTTGCCGTGCTCGGGCACGCAGGCGCCGGCGGTGCCGGTGCCGAGAGCCCGGCTGAGCAGACGGTCGCCCCACTTGCTGATGGTCTTCATCGCGCCTCCTTGTGGCTTTGCGGTGAACTGCCATCAGCCT
This genomic interval carries:
- a CDS encoding ABC transporter ATP-binding protein, which codes for MKAALGLALRHAAGPTVVLGLVALLSGVLPVVVAWLAKLLIEALVAGTTARHAIGLAAAGAVAAVAMVALRQVGEYAGLLARQRIALRTQDALYARVDRFVGLRPFEDPSFQDKLRIAAQGAQEAPAAATAMLVEGGQALVTTIGYASVLLALWPPMAVVVVAAAVPAYVAYRNAARRSARAVTDSAAAARRAYFLTEVLTTASAASEIRLYGSGRLLRSRLLDGLTATASLHRAAQRTQNRAALGVAVLSAAVAAAGTIVAVRGVLDHRLSVGDLTLFTAAVVGVQGAIAGLLSQYAETSAAMLLFRDYREIMAAPPDLPVGEHPVEPLRQGIELRDVWFRYADDGPWVLRGVDLFLPAGRTTALVGLNGAGKSTLVKLLTRAYDPTRGSVLWDGVDLRALRPDELRNRIGATFQDFVRYELTAGENIGIGDPSRVDDEAAVSAAAYAAGAAEVVDGLPKGARTMLSRIFFDDDADPGVSLSGGQWQRVALARSMMRTSHDLLILDEPNSGLDALAEQDLQRRVREHSVGRTSLLVSHRLGTLRHADQIVILADGRIAEAGTHAELLAADGRYAELFTAQAAGYLEPA